The proteins below come from a single Megalops cyprinoides isolate fMegCyp1 chromosome 5, fMegCyp1.pri, whole genome shotgun sequence genomic window:
- the dhx29 gene encoding ATP-dependent RNA helicase DHX29 codes for MGGKKKKSVSTPSVPPAATCNANSPSGNGMPDSSAAAGKKQQKPNSVKTAAKDNKSKAPKTYSFNNTPQADTGGVSTHDKSILKVVIQADLEKRIIKLINDYRQENGDKGPISGRLTTKKLLDLYTALQRLHFKTEHIEEAMKSSVLYGGDLHSALDWLCLNLRDEELPEGFSQKMQEENHKTKPKFQNPTEKKLQQPRSEAPKELMKEEAKRAPVKDESASVKDWILRYAEQSSEDDTEEEEEKGKPRNPELEEKFDPNDRYLVLTAQLYDAKEMAASAKAKKDKTGQRAAQDRIRVIQQEMKPLESHPMFNPAIKVADAPKEEKKPVSVLETKEELNFNLFEKAETPPAEKTVKKNEPKDIRNFDYTARSWTGKSPKQFLIDWCRKNLPKSPPPSFQKVPAGQYWKCRVRIQKADSVLEVCPTILTEDSMQAQHLGATLALYNLVKGQSVHQLLPPTYRDVWLEWRDSEQREEEQTRTETNKPRDQFIARLLSRLKQQQPQKQQHQAQAAPQPGDEPEESWEDLLSAEDEGPRSEGPPAAGGSDADRALLLKLHGSALAQRLLQERQQLPVFQHRERVLEAVRRHRVVVVAGETGSGKSTQIPQFILDDLLGGGPKAGPCNIVVTQPRRISAMSLAGRVSQELGCEDGPGAKTSLCGYQIRMETRAGDWTRLLYCTTGVLLRKLQQDPLLSSLTHIIVDEVHERSVQSDFLLTILRDIVQKRSDLHLVLMSATVDCDKFASYFNRCPVVTIPGRTFPVEVFHLEDIIEETGYVLEQDSDYSQKFLEEEEEVSVDVTVKGGKTLVHQEFVVRDSGAGWEGGPDLGHYSNRTRHAVQYMNPNKINMDLILDLLAYLDKSPQFADVHGAVLVFLPGLAHIQQLYDLLSTDKRFRVKERHMLVALHSTLSSQDQSAAFTVPPTGVRKIVLSTNIAETGVTIPDVVFVIDTGRTKENRYHESSQMSSLVETFVSKASALQRQGRAGRVQNGFCFRLFTKYRFESFMDYSVPEILRVPLEELCLHIMKCEYGSPEDFLSRALDAPQPQSVSNAVSLLRKIGACQQDGHTLTPLGHHLATLPVNVKIGKMLVFAAIFGCLDPIATIAAAISEKSPFATPMNRKDEANLAKAALAVANSDHLTIYNAYLGWKNVRSEGMRAEMAYCRKHFLNRTALLTIEGVKQELMRMMEQAGFTAPSSRRDRGDPRPAGPLSTQQTSVLNTVLTAGLYDSVGRILYAPSVDVLEKAACTVETAQGKAQVHPSSVNRNLQTYGWLLFQEKVKYGKVYLRDTTLISPFPMLLFGGDIDVLHRERLISLDGWIHFQAPVRIGVIFKHLRKLIDSLLEKKLENPKMKLEDETTIQIIMELIKTENAI; via the exons ATGGgtgggaagaagaaaaagtctGTGTCCACGCCATCAGTACCACCGGCAGCGACATGCAACGCTAACTCTCCTTCTGGAAATGGCATGCCGGACTCCAGTGCAGCTGCTGGAAAGAAGCAGCAGAAACCGAACTCTGTTAAAACAGCCGCTAAGGACAACAAATCGAAAG CACCGAAGACCTACAGCTTCAACAACACTCCGCAAGCGGACACAGGAGGAGTTTCTACTCATGACAAGTCTATTCTCAAA GTTGTCATTCAGGCAGACTTGGAGAAAAGAATAATTAAGCTTATCAATGACTACAGACAAGAAAATGGGGATAAAGGACCAATATCAGGAAGACTTACAACCAAAAAGCTACTG GATCTGTATACCGCTCTGCAAAGACTGCACTTTAAGACGGAGCACATCGAGGAAGCCATGAAAAGCAGCGTGTTGTACGGAGGGGATCTGCACTCTGCCCTTGACTGGCTTTGCCTAAACCTCCGAGATG AAGAGCTACCAGAGGGCTTCAGTCAGAAGATGCAGGAGGAGAACCATAAGACCAAGCCAAAATTTCAGAATCCTACAGAAAAGAAACTGCAGCAGCCTAGAAGTGAGGCTCCCAAAGAGCTGATGAAAGAAGAGGCAAAG CGAGCTCCTGTGAAAGACGAGTCTGCAAGCGTGAAGGACTGGATCCTGAGATACGCTGAGCAGTCCAGCGAAGATGAcaccgaggaagaggaggagaaagggaaacCACGGAAcccagagctggaggagaagttTGATCCT AATGACAGGTACTTGGTGCTCACAGCTCAGCTGTATGACGCTAAAGAGATGGCTGCTTCAGCCAAGGCAAAGAAGGACAAAACTGGCCAAAGGGCTGCACAGGACAGGATCCGAGTCATCCAGCAAG AGATGAAGCCTTTGGAATCACATCCCATGTTCAATCCAGCGATTAAAGTAGCCGACGCTCCCAAAGAGGAGAAGAAACCCGTCTCTGTCCTAGAGACCAAGGAGGAACTGAACTTTAACCTGTTTGAAAAGGCAGAAACCCCTCCTGCAGAAAAGA CGGTGAAGAAGAATGAACCCAAGGACATCCGTAACTTCGACTACACAGCCCGCAGCTGGACCGGCAAGTCTCCCAAACAGTTTCTTATTGACTGGTGCCGGAAAAACCTCCCCAAAAGCCCCCCTCCATCCTTCCAGAAAGTTCCTGCAGGGCAGTACTGGAAATGCAG AGTTCGTATTCAGAAAGCAGACAGTGTATTGGAGGTCTGTCCCACAATCCTCACAGAGGACAGCATGCAGGCACAGCATCTTGGAGCCACCCTGGCTCTCTACAACCTTGTCAAGGGACAG TCAGTGCACCAGCTTCTGCCCCCCACCTATCGGGACGTGTGGCTGGAGTGGCGCGACAGCGAGCAGCGGGAGGAGGAGCAGACTCGCACGGAGACCAATAAGCCCCGGGACCAGTTCATCGCCCGGCTGCTGAGCCGCctcaagcagcagcagccgcagaagcagcagcaccagGCCCAGGCAGCCCCGCAGCCCGGGGATGAGCCCGAGGAGTCCTGGGAGGACCTGCTTTCCGCCGAGGACGAGGGCCCACGGAGTGAGGGCCCTCCAGCGGCAGGGGGCTCGGATGCGGACCGCGCCCTCCTGCTGAAGCTGCACGGCTCGGCCCTGGCCCAGAGGCTGCTGCAGGAGCGGCAGCAGCTGCCCGTGTTTCAGCACCGCGAGCGGGTCCTGGAGGCAGTGAGGAGGCACCGGGTCGTGGTAGTAGCCGGGGAGACGGGCAGCGGCAAGAGCACGCAGATCCCTCAGTTCATCCTGGACGACCTGCTCGGCGGTGGCCCCAAGGCCGGGCCCTGCAACATCGTGGTCACCCAGCCCCGCAGGATTTCCGCCATGAGCCTGGCGGGGAGAGTGTCCCAGGAGCTGGGCTGCGAGGACGGGCCGGGGGCTAAG ACGTCACTGTGTGGTTATCAAATCCGGATGGAAACGCGGGCGGGGGATTGGACCCGTCTTCTGTACTGCACCACCGGAGTCCTGCTCCGCAAACTGCAGCAGGACCCTCTGCTAAGCAGTCTGACCCACATCATCGTCGATGAG GTTCACGAGCGCAGCGTGCAGTCGGACTTCCTCCTGACCATCCTCAGGGACATCGTGCAGAAGCGCTCTGACCTGCACCTGGTGCTGATGAGCGCCACGGTCGACTGCGACAAGTTCGCCAGCTACTTCAACCGCTGTCCGGTAGTGACCATCCCAGGCAGGACGTTCCCTGTGGAG GTTTTCCATCTGGAGGATATAATAGAGGAGACGGGCTATGTGCTGGAGCAGGATTCCGACTACAGTCAAAAATTCctagaggaagaggaggaagtcaGTGTCGATGTAACAGTCAAAGGCGGGAAGACTCTAGTGCACCAG GAGTTTGTCGTGAGAGACTCTGGTGCTGGCTGGGAAGGGGGACCGGATCTGGGCCACTACAGTAACCGTACACGACATGCCGTTCAGTACATGAACCCCAACAAGATCAACATGGACCTCATCCTGGACCTGCTGGCTTATCTGG ATAAGTCCCCACAGTTTGCAGATGTCCATGGTGCTGTCCTGGTCTTTCTGCCTGGGCTTGCCCACATCCAGCAGCTCTATGATCTGCTGTCCACCGACAAGAGGTTCCGCGTCAAAGAGAG GCACATGTTGGTTGCACTGCACTCCACACTATCCTCTCAGGACCAGTCTGCAGCATTTACAGTGCCACCCACTGGCGTAAGGAAG ATTGTGTTATCTACAAACATTGCAGAAACAGGAGTCACGATACCAGATGTTGTTTTTGTCATCGACACAGGAAGAACAAAAGAGAACAG GTATCACGAAAGCAGTCAGATGAGTTCCCTGGTGGAGACGTTTGTGAGCAAAGCCAGCGCCCTCCAGCGACAGGGCCGAGCAGGGCGAGTCCAAAACGGTTTTTGTTTTCGTCTCTTCACCAAATACAG ATTTGAAAGCTTTATGGACTACTCTGTGCCAGAGATACTGCGAGTGCCTTTGGAGGAACTTTGTCTCCATATCATG AAGTGCGAATATGGCTCTCCGGAGGACTTCCTGTCCCGGGCGCTGGATGCACCCCAGCCCCAGTCTGTGAGCAACGCAGTGAGCCTGCTGCGAAAGATCGGGGCCTGCCAGCAGGATGGGCACACTCTCACCCCCCTGGGGCACCACCTCGCCACCCTGCCCGTCAACGTCAAGATTGGCAAGATGCTCGTCTTTGCTGCCATCTTTGGCTGCCTGGACCCCATT GCAACTATAGCTGCAGCAATTTCTGAGAAGTCCCCATTTGCAACCCCAATGAACAGAAAAGATGAAGCGAATTTAGCCAAAGCAGCTCTGGCAGTGGCCAACTCGGACCACCTCACCATTTACAATGCATACCTGGG GTGGAAGAACGTTCGCAGTGAGGGCATGCGTGCTGAGATGGCCTACTGCAGGAAGCATTTCCTTAATCGCACCGCCCTGTTAACCATTGAG GGGGTGAAACAGGAGCTGATGCGGATGATGGAGCAGGCGGGATTCACCGCCCCGAGTTCCAGGCGGGACCGGGGGGACCCGAGGCCAGCGGGGCCTCTGTCGACCCAGCAGACCTCCGTCCTCAACACGGTGCTGACGGCGGGGCTGTACGACAGCGTGGGCCGCATCCTGTACGCCCCCTCGGTGGACGTGCTGGAGAAGGCCGCCTGCACCGTGGAGACGGCCCAGGGCAAGGCCCAGGTGCACCCCTCCTCTGTCAACCGCAACCTGCAGACCTACGGCTGGCTGCTCTTCCAGGAAAAG GTGAAGTATGGGAAGGTCTATCTGCGGGACACCACCCTGATCTCACCTTTCCCCATGCTGCTGTTTGGTGGAGACATCGATGTGCTGCACCGTGAGAGACTCATCTCCCTGGATGGCTGGATTCACTTCCAG GCTCCGGTGAGGATAGGGGTGATCTTTAAACACCTCCGAAAACTAATCGACTCTCTTCTGGAAAAGAAGCTGGAGAACCCGAAGATGAAGTTAGAAG atgagACAACGATACAGATAATTATGGAGCTGATTAAAACAGAGAATGCCATTTGA